From the genome of Anopheles merus strain MAF chromosome X, AmerM5.1, whole genome shotgun sequence, one region includes:
- the LOC121598014 gene encoding transmembrane channel-like protein 3 yields the protein MARHRAVLTDATFHAEVNEVGNQRRHQPAASSVAMDVGGGSSDAGGGSSIVNKSLPEEDKIEVLPDETAEARLGHGDGLYTPAGNPLSSVEDQFQSGAVGGVNVSFSQSFRRWSSNFGRSVKNNKRTVYNKTIRLMPSRLQKTLSIDGDLITTSASDVDHITMELGQREQLMEDNPVAEQLRIETIKSIAHKISTKRQIREQLARTVHRRATRAKSIGLLRRYRYGAKRYVARAARLAQCFVTNFEPFYGSMKQIEGHFGSRISAYFKFLRRLLVLNLVLALFVGSFVIFPQLLAGPEGPADRHAFQLRDLLTGEGYLSDSVMYYGSYSNRSFTLVPGTAEYSLPHAYFLTITILLLATFVFVSVSMGRAYRISFIESSATVQNILTHKIVCSWDYGIANGKAARLKHATILTELRDYLAQRNRTPAPVGRWQRLRTETLNAVAHATVLALIAAVAACLWAVLDRFGPADHFAAWSALYVSLASNGTMAALGYVCQLLGRLERYRHGATQLNINLLRHFLLQLTIVAVLFAHWLTTRPPTGCWETAIGQELYRLLVVDFFISTVLLSAVRGVRYLLHARYGPARGRPGPLAPYLTPPPFCIETHSLGLVYNQTLLWFGVLFAPPLVLLVALKLLLVFYVNKCELMYLCQPPARLWRSSQTQTLFLVLVFVSLFGVLLTHGYLIMQVPVSEGCGPFRGTQYMYQLFMQGILKLREEHLFWRAFVYITKPAIIGGVLLTMGVATYYLRAKSRAQIAKVKLLKELLCLEAKDKEFLLANLSKVARGKDCTGEQLDRIELVGGGRLNGPADRYYTDPCATWRYEESPRKPDAGAGTASAGTTNSTSSSSGYQRFEDEEQLRMRRT from the exons ATGGCTCGCCATCGTGCTGTGCTGACCGATGCGACATTTCACGCCGAGGTCAACGAGGTGGGCAACCAGCGACGGCACCAGCCAGCAGCCAGCAGCGTAGCAATGGACGTGGGCGGCGGTAGCAGTGATGCTGGTGGAGGCAGtagtattgtaaacaaatccCTTCCGGAAGAGGACAAGATCGAGGTGCTGCCGGACGAGACGGCGGAGGCGCGGCTGGGCCACGGCGACGGGCTGTACACGCCCGCCGGAAATCCGCTCTCCAGTGTGGAGGACCAGTTCCAGTCCGGTGCGGTGGGCGGCGTGAACGTAAGCTTCTCGCAG AGCTTCCGGCGCTGGTCGAGCAACTTTGGGCGAAGTGTGAAGAACAACAAGCGCACCGTTTACAACAAAACCATCCGGCTGATGCCGTCGCGGTTACAGAAAA CGCTCTCGATCGACGGCGACCTGATCACGACCAGCGCGTCCGATGTGGACCACATCACGATGGAGCTCGGCCAGCGGGAGCAGCTGATGGAGGACAACCCGGTCGCGGAGCAGCTGCGCATCGAGACGATCAAATCGATCGCGCACAAGATCTCGACCAAGCGCCAGATCCGGGAGCAGCTGGCGCGCACCGTCCACCGGCGGGCGACGCGCGCCAAATCGATCGGGCTGCTGCGCCGGTACCGGTACGGCGCGAAGCGGTACGTggcgcgcgccgcccggctcgccCAGTGCTTCGTCACCAACTTCGAGCCGTTCTACGGCAGCATGAAGCAGATCGAGGGCCACTTCGGCAGCCGGATCAGTGCGTACTTTAAGTTTCTGCGCCGGCTGCTGGTGCTCAACCTGGTGCTGGCGCTGTTCGTCGGCTCGTTCGTCATCTTCCCGCAGCTGCTGGCGGGGCCGGAGGGGCCGGCCGACCGGCACGCCTTTCAGCTGCGCGATCTGCTGACCGGCGAG GGCTACCTGAGCGACTCGGTCATGTACTACGGGTCGTACAGCAACCGCTCGTTCACGCTCGTGCCGGGCACGGCCGAGTACAGCCTGCCGCACGCCTACTTCCTCACCATCACGATCCTGCTGCTCGCCACGTTCGTGTTCGTGTCGGTCAGCATGGGCCGCGCGTACCGGATCAGCTTCATCGAGTCGAGCGCGACGGTGCAGAACATACTGACGCACAAGATCGTGTGCTCGTGGGACTACGGGATCGCGAACGGGAAGGCGGCCCGGCTCAAGCACGCCACCATCCTGACCGAGCTGCGCGACTATCTGGCGCAGCGCAACCGCACGCCGGCCCCGGTCGGCCGCTGGCAGCGCCTGCGCACCGAAACGCTGAACGCGGTGGCACACGCGACCGTCCTCGCGCTGATCGCGGCCGTTGCCGCCTGCCTGTGGGCGGTGCTGGACCGGTTCGGCCCGGCCGACCACTTTGCCGCCTGGTCCGCGCTGTACGTGTCGCTCGCGTCCAACGGCACGATGGCAGCGCTCGGGTACGTCTGCCAGCTGCTCGGCCGGCTGGAGCGGTACCGGCACGGCGCGACCCAGCTCAACATCAACCTGCTGCGCCACTTCCTGCTGCAGCTCACGATCGTGGCGGTGCTGTTCGCGCACTGGCTGACCACCCGCCCGCCGACCGGCTGCTGGGAGACGGCCATCGGCCAGGAGCTGTACCGCCTGCTGGTGGTGGACTTCTTCATCTCGACCGTGCTGCTGAGCGCGGTACGGGGCGTCCGCTACCTGCTGCACGCCCGGTACGGCCCGGCGCGGGGTCGGCCGGGCCCGCTCGCGCCCTACCTGACGCCGCCCCCGTTCTGCATCGAGACGCACAGCCTCGGCCTGGTGTACAACCAGACGCTGCTGTGGTTCGGCGTGCTGTTCGCCCCGCCGCTCGTCCTGCTGGTCGCGCTCAAGCTGCTGCTCGTGTTCTACGTCAACAAGTGCGAGCTGATGTACCTGTGCCAGCCGCCCGCCCGCCTCTGGCGCTCGAGCCAAACGCAGACGCTCTTCCTGGTGCTGGTGTTCGTGTCGCTGTTCGGCGTGCTGCTCACGCACGGCTACCTCATCATGCAGGTGCCGGTGAGCGAGGGCTGCGGCCCGTTCCGCGGCACCCAGTACATGTACCAGCTGTTCATGCAGGGCATCCTGAAGCTGCGCGAGGAGCACCTGTTCTGGCGCGCGTTCGTCTACATCACCAAGCCGGCCATCATCGGCGGCGTGCTGCTGACGATGGGCGTCGCCACCTACTATCTGCGGGCCAAGTCGCGCGCCCAGATTGCGAAGGTGAAGCTGCTCAAGGAGCTGCTCTGTCTGGAGGCGAAGGATAAGGAGTTTCTGCTGGCGAACCTGAGCAAGGTGGCGCGCGGCAAGGACTGCACCGGCGAGCAGCTCGACCGGATCGAGCTGGTCGGGGGCGGCCGGCTGAACGGGCCGGCCGACCGGTACTACACCGATCCGTGCGCCACCTGGCGGTACGAGGAGTCGCCCCGCAAGCCGGACGCCGGCGCTGGGACGGCCAGCGCCGGGACGACCAACTCTACCAGCAGCTCCTCCGGCTATCAgc gatTCGAAGATGAAGAGCAGCTGCGCATGAGAAGAACCTGA